A genomic segment from Microbulbifer elongatus encodes:
- a CDS encoding DUF1254 domain-containing protein, producing MSRSMIWRTLISAAMCLTVSFSTASVSAESKLTPAEAKQLAIDAYIYGYSLMSVEMTRQVMTNVAKPTSKHAPMGQFANLREYPTAKFRDVTAPNADTLYSNAFVDVSKEPWIVSWPDMGDRYYVWEFYDAWVPVIMSPGSRSTGQKAQAYAITGPGWSGKLPDGVKELKSPTATVWIMARTYSTGTPEDYKKVWALQDQYKLYPLSYWGKEYNPPAGKVDPKIDMKTAVRNQVNALNAEEYFSWMASLMKNNPPISEDAPMVAKMKKIGLEPGKPFDLSKMDPAVADAIKQTPKTAWQQIVAYTKDSGKIKNGWLINLKVGHYGTDYMARAWLAAFGIPANPPKDAVYPVGQTDADGDPLDSSKYNYVINFKSEKDLPPANGFWSLTMYDEGYFFIENPLNRYTLSERNKLKKNPDGSITMYLQKENPGPEKESNWLPAPDSKFIPMFRLYWPKPNPPSVLDGSWWPPVIEKNGAR from the coding sequence ATGAGTCGATCGATGATCTGGCGCACCCTAATCAGCGCCGCAATGTGTCTCACTGTGAGTTTTTCCACAGCCAGTGTGTCTGCCGAGTCAAAACTGACTCCGGCCGAAGCAAAACAGCTCGCGATTGACGCCTATATTTATGGCTACTCACTAATGTCGGTGGAAATGACCCGGCAGGTGATGACCAACGTTGCCAAGCCCACCTCGAAACATGCGCCCATGGGGCAGTTTGCCAATTTGCGGGAATACCCTACGGCAAAATTCCGCGACGTCACCGCACCCAATGCGGACACACTCTATTCCAATGCCTTCGTCGATGTCTCCAAAGAACCCTGGATCGTCAGCTGGCCCGATATGGGCGATCGCTATTACGTCTGGGAGTTTTATGACGCCTGGGTACCAGTGATTATGAGCCCGGGATCCCGGAGCACCGGTCAGAAGGCACAGGCCTACGCGATCACCGGCCCCGGCTGGAGCGGAAAACTGCCTGACGGGGTGAAAGAACTGAAATCGCCCACCGCTACCGTGTGGATCATGGCTCGCACCTACTCCACCGGAACCCCGGAAGATTACAAGAAAGTGTGGGCGCTACAGGACCAGTACAAACTGTACCCGCTCAGTTACTGGGGCAAGGAATACAACCCGCCCGCGGGCAAGGTAGACCCGAAGATCGACATGAAAACCGCGGTGCGTAATCAGGTCAACGCCTTGAATGCCGAAGAGTATTTTAGCTGGATGGCATCACTGATGAAAAACAACCCACCGATTTCGGAAGATGCACCGATGGTGGCGAAGATGAAAAAAATCGGACTGGAACCGGGCAAACCATTTGACCTGAGCAAAATGGACCCGGCAGTCGCCGATGCCATCAAGCAGACACCCAAAACCGCCTGGCAACAGATTGTCGCCTACACCAAAGATTCCGGAAAAATTAAAAACGGCTGGTTGATCAACCTGAAAGTTGGCCACTACGGTACCGACTATATGGCCCGCGCCTGGCTCGCGGCGTTCGGGATCCCTGCCAATCCGCCCAAGGATGCCGTCTACCCTGTGGGTCAGACCGACGCCGATGGCGACCCGCTGGATAGCTCAAAGTACAACTACGTCATTAACTTCAAGTCAGAAAAGGATCTGCCACCGGCCAATGGCTTCTGGTCTCTGACCATGTATGACGAGGGGTATTTCTTTATTGAAAACCCACTCAACCGATACACCCTCAGCGAACGCAACAAGCTGAAGAAGAATCCGGATGGTTCCATCACCATGTACCTGCAGAAGGAGAACCCAGGCCCGGAAAAAGAGTCGAACTGGCTGCCCGCACCAGATTCGAAGTTCATCCCCATGTTCCGTCTGTACTGGCCGAAACCAAACCCGCCATCAGTACTGGACGGAAGCTGGTGGCCACCGGTGATTGAGAAAAATGGGGCTCGATAG
- a CDS encoding S8 family serine peptidase has protein sequence MKIKTLATVIASALCTSSVAASVSSHPGPGLHQIKAAQLAGHAPVSVQQQKNNSAPNLAQRRPGAVNQQIRPASAADKFAHEPARRGEDVYIVRLNDLPVATYDGRVKGYAATSLSALRTEVNQGTLAAPRGPNGLASIQHNRAQGYSSFLQQKQQAVVQEARGLGIRHNPRLQFTDAINGFTMKMTQAQAKKLAESPNVAFIQRSDMLELHTDRGPEFIGADRIWNGNTDANSGLEQKGEGMIVGILDTGINTDHVSFADLGDDGYDHTNPWGEGNYTGDCATGASVCNDKLIGVWSWPVITDGYAGVRPASGEDYNGHGSHTASTAAGNVVHNVPLLGGSQGEGDGIPSGFEFEQVSGVAPHANIISYQVCIPNGGCPTEAVLKAVDQAIADGVDVINYSIGGGDEFPWDNAVALAFLSAQEAGISVAASAGNAGAGFYTLSHTAPWYTVVGATTTDRQMDVTGNGITLSGGATEPPNFYVNHDDEWDNIAGISASGIVDGTPIIAADYGDELCLNEFPAGTFASHEIVICKRGENARVAKAFNVKAGGAGGFILYNAGNEADSKLVDDIFPLPGLHIDQYRGEALLTWVGDGGTDHKLSITPASIDRSLNPEQGDLLADFSSRGPAQHFTGSLAPHISAPGVDILAAYADDHPFHPDSAQSMDWTMISGTSMASPHVAGAMALIRQVHPDWTPAEVQSALQMTAAETVREKISLWSDDTRPAHTYRAGAGRIDVAAAVNAGLVMDETAANFEYANPNNGGDVKQLNLPQLVNNHCRTNCSWIRTVRATRDGTWKVSSDDWTYDVFNTGEGETPISGARIEATPSSFTLKAGETQTIIFRADLDDVQWERNTVIGGLEELDQVELWGRVRFTPEDTDIPAAHWPVSINFDRGGLPSTVNVNVHRNNGAYHVKDLPLPAMSNLLYRGFGPVKASVEEITLNQDNNHIPVRDDNDYEPGHARVTLHEIPDNTARFVVEVLENVKSPGWHEWYGPLHGWMTVYIGRDANADGKADFDSEMLCASSTEIELNYCSITNPDPGMYWVVVDNHRINAPDYSDIEGVKLEDTYKVATALVPATATGLKVEGPTSTDGSKVGVDVKWNFTDFEEGDVAYAGFDIGAGSTPGSVGFVPLKLTRGVDDISLTTSQTRAKGGDIVDVTVHMVQNNSGIDREIEILGQLPEGLTLVEGSASITNPAMRDGLTVDGDLIGVTGVQENSEHWARDYKVTNSGTDQACRTPIYSSNGLSSDGGFVGLYERFGLTPDFGGTATEWTNPEFTIPLSGFWGEDAGTNLFHNEDYRSYRNLYVSPQGYVTLDQFDWFPNQHFVHQEFPYFADPYSPFLGVFWKGIDKSVTWFEINADLLGTPLDPSQGDGMVMGYAYDPKNNVDDIIIEWNNARTQVVGQDPLTWELVVQEDKADRYSFNLIAHKGYRFGEGEFEFTMAYGKLDFAGEPGQGSIGLHGNYGPHDIYGYPFWADQEKGKSFAFNDLDKKLKQDLVVCYDYVGPESTQFDLKFQVRVAETAAGQDLELAFVSDIDGMAQEAVAQIIVVPGNLTLAEIVDQSVAENTSLDLEVVYLDKDAAPNLISVSGEHIAAEVSGHGSGSMVTITPEANWYGETEITVTVADEQVPSDTASTSFMLTVASDGEEPGCIDMAANNYDENATVDDGSCVYPEPQPEPEKKKRKGGSTGTILIGLLIALGVVRRSRRVSAKL, from the coding sequence TTGAAAATAAAAACCCTAGCGACGGTGATCGCCTCCGCGCTGTGTACCAGCAGCGTGGCGGCATCCGTCAGCAGTCATCCGGGACCGGGTCTCCATCAGATCAAGGCCGCGCAATTGGCCGGGCACGCGCCGGTCAGCGTGCAGCAACAGAAAAATAATTCCGCACCGAACCTGGCCCAGCGCCGCCCGGGGGCCGTCAACCAGCAGATCCGCCCGGCATCCGCGGCGGACAAGTTTGCCCATGAACCGGCGCGCCGTGGCGAAGATGTTTACATCGTGCGCCTGAATGACCTGCCGGTTGCCACCTATGACGGTCGCGTTAAAGGCTATGCGGCCACCTCCCTGAGCGCACTGCGCACCGAGGTGAACCAGGGCACCCTGGCAGCCCCGCGCGGCCCCAACGGGCTGGCGTCCATCCAGCACAACCGTGCACAGGGCTATTCGAGTTTCCTGCAACAGAAGCAGCAGGCGGTGGTCCAGGAGGCCCGGGGACTCGGTATCAGACACAACCCGCGCCTGCAGTTCACCGACGCCATCAACGGCTTCACCATGAAGATGACGCAGGCCCAGGCGAAGAAGCTGGCGGAGTCCCCCAATGTGGCCTTTATCCAGCGCTCCGATATGCTGGAACTGCATACCGATCGCGGCCCCGAGTTTATCGGCGCGGACCGAATCTGGAACGGAAATACCGATGCCAATTCCGGTCTGGAACAAAAGGGCGAAGGCATGATTGTGGGTATCCTGGATACCGGCATCAATACCGATCACGTCTCTTTTGCGGACCTCGGTGACGATGGCTACGACCACACCAATCCCTGGGGCGAAGGCAACTACACCGGCGACTGCGCCACCGGCGCCTCGGTCTGTAACGACAAGCTGATCGGCGTGTGGAGCTGGCCGGTCATCACCGATGGCTATGCCGGTGTACGCCCGGCAAGTGGTGAGGACTACAACGGCCACGGCAGCCACACCGCCAGTACCGCCGCCGGTAACGTGGTGCACAATGTTCCGCTGTTGGGCGGTTCACAGGGCGAAGGGGACGGCATTCCGTCCGGTTTCGAATTCGAGCAGGTCTCCGGTGTCGCGCCCCACGCAAACATCATTTCCTACCAGGTCTGTATTCCCAATGGCGGCTGTCCGACGGAAGCGGTTCTGAAAGCCGTCGATCAGGCCATCGCGGATGGGGTGGATGTCATCAACTACTCCATCGGCGGTGGCGACGAGTTCCCGTGGGACAACGCGGTAGCCCTGGCCTTCCTGTCCGCGCAGGAAGCGGGGATATCCGTAGCCGCCTCGGCGGGTAATGCCGGCGCAGGTTTCTATACCCTGTCCCATACCGCGCCCTGGTACACGGTGGTTGGCGCAACCACCACCGATCGCCAGATGGACGTGACCGGCAATGGCATTACCCTAAGTGGTGGCGCCACCGAGCCGCCCAATTTTTACGTGAATCACGATGATGAGTGGGACAATATCGCCGGTATTTCCGCTTCCGGCATTGTCGACGGCACCCCGATTATCGCCGCGGACTACGGCGACGAACTGTGTCTGAATGAATTCCCGGCGGGCACTTTTGCCAGCCATGAAATCGTCATCTGCAAGCGCGGTGAAAACGCCCGGGTGGCGAAAGCCTTTAACGTCAAGGCCGGCGGCGCCGGTGGCTTTATTCTATATAACGCCGGCAACGAAGCCGATTCAAAACTGGTGGACGATATCTTCCCGCTGCCGGGACTGCATATTGACCAGTACCGGGGGGAAGCCCTGCTCACATGGGTTGGCGACGGCGGCACCGACCACAAGCTGTCGATCACTCCCGCCAGCATTGATCGCAGCCTCAACCCGGAACAGGGCGACCTGCTGGCTGACTTCTCGTCCCGCGGCCCCGCGCAACACTTTACCGGTAGCCTGGCACCGCATATCAGTGCCCCCGGTGTGGATATTCTCGCGGCCTACGCGGATGATCACCCCTTCCACCCGGATTCCGCCCAGTCAATGGACTGGACCATGATCAGCGGCACCTCCATGGCCAGCCCCCACGTAGCCGGCGCCATGGCCCTGATAAGACAGGTACACCCGGACTGGACACCCGCGGAAGTACAATCTGCTCTGCAGATGACTGCCGCAGAGACAGTGCGTGAGAAAATCAGCCTCTGGTCTGACGATACGCGCCCAGCCCACACCTACCGCGCTGGTGCAGGACGTATCGACGTGGCAGCGGCAGTAAATGCCGGCCTGGTGATGGATGAGACCGCGGCCAACTTCGAGTACGCCAACCCCAACAATGGCGGCGATGTGAAGCAGCTGAACCTGCCGCAACTGGTGAACAACCATTGCCGCACCAACTGCTCCTGGATCCGCACCGTGCGCGCAACTCGTGATGGCACCTGGAAAGTAAGCAGTGACGACTGGACTTACGACGTGTTCAATACCGGTGAAGGCGAAACGCCGATCAGCGGCGCCAGGATCGAAGCCACCCCGTCCAGCTTTACACTCAAGGCGGGGGAAACCCAGACCATCATCTTCCGCGCCGATCTGGATGACGTGCAGTGGGAGCGCAATACTGTGATCGGTGGTCTGGAGGAACTGGATCAGGTCGAGCTGTGGGGCCGGGTGCGATTTACCCCGGAGGACACTGACATCCCCGCGGCCCACTGGCCGGTGTCCATCAACTTCGACCGCGGCGGCCTGCCCAGTACCGTGAATGTGAATGTGCACCGCAACAACGGGGCCTACCATGTGAAGGACCTGCCGCTGCCTGCAATGAGCAACCTGCTGTATCGCGGCTTCGGCCCGGTCAAGGCCAGTGTCGAGGAAATCACGCTCAACCAGGATAACAACCATATCCCGGTGCGCGATGACAACGACTACGAGCCCGGCCACGCCCGCGTAACCCTGCACGAAATCCCTGACAACACCGCACGCTTTGTGGTGGAAGTTCTGGAGAATGTGAAAAGTCCCGGTTGGCACGAGTGGTACGGTCCGCTACACGGATGGATGACCGTCTACATTGGTCGCGATGCCAATGCCGACGGCAAGGCCGATTTCGACAGCGAAATGCTGTGCGCCTCCTCCACAGAAATCGAGTTGAACTACTGCAGTATCACCAACCCGGACCCGGGTATGTACTGGGTCGTGGTTGATAATCACCGTATTAATGCACCCGACTATAGCGATATCGAAGGGGTCAAGTTGGAGGACACCTATAAGGTGGCCACCGCGCTGGTACCGGCAACCGCCACCGGCCTGAAGGTGGAAGGACCGACCAGCACCGATGGCAGCAAGGTCGGTGTAGATGTGAAGTGGAATTTCACTGACTTCGAAGAAGGCGACGTTGCTTACGCCGGGTTCGATATCGGTGCTGGCAGCACGCCGGGCAGTGTCGGCTTTGTACCGCTTAAGCTAACACGTGGTGTCGACGACATCAGCCTCACCACCAGCCAGACCCGCGCCAAAGGCGGCGACATTGTCGACGTCACTGTGCATATGGTGCAGAACAATTCCGGTATCGATCGCGAGATCGAAATACTCGGTCAATTGCCAGAAGGCCTGACGCTTGTGGAAGGCTCCGCGAGCATCACCAACCCGGCCATGCGCGACGGTCTTACCGTGGACGGTGACCTCATCGGTGTCACCGGTGTGCAGGAAAACTCCGAGCACTGGGCAAGGGACTACAAGGTTACCAACAGTGGAACCGACCAGGCGTGTCGCACGCCAATTTACAGTTCCAACGGCCTGAGCAGTGATGGCGGTTTTGTCGGCCTGTACGAGCGGTTCGGCCTGACCCCAGACTTCGGCGGTACCGCCACCGAGTGGACCAACCCCGAGTTTACCATTCCACTGAGTGGTTTCTGGGGCGAAGATGCAGGTACCAACCTGTTCCACAATGAGGACTACCGCTCGTACAGGAACCTGTATGTGTCACCGCAGGGGTACGTCACTCTGGATCAGTTTGACTGGTTCCCTAACCAGCATTTCGTACACCAGGAATTCCCCTACTTCGCCGATCCCTATTCGCCTTTCCTCGGCGTATTCTGGAAAGGTATCGACAAGAGCGTAACCTGGTTCGAGATCAACGCCGACTTACTGGGCACACCGCTGGATCCGTCACAGGGTGACGGCATGGTCATGGGCTACGCCTACGACCCGAAAAACAATGTCGACGATATTATTATCGAGTGGAACAACGCGCGCACCCAGGTGGTCGGGCAGGATCCGCTGACCTGGGAATTGGTGGTCCAGGAGGACAAGGCTGATCGCTACAGCTTTAATCTGATCGCACACAAGGGCTATCGCTTCGGCGAAGGTGAATTCGAATTCACTATGGCCTACGGCAAGCTGGACTTCGCCGGCGAACCGGGACAGGGCTCCATCGGCCTGCACGGGAACTACGGACCACACGACATCTATGGTTACCCCTTCTGGGCCGATCAGGAAAAAGGCAAAAGCTTTGCCTTCAATGATCTGGACAAAAAACTGAAGCAGGATCTGGTGGTCTGCTATGACTATGTGGGCCCCGAATCCACCCAGTTTGACCTGAAGTTCCAGGTGCGCGTGGCGGAAACCGCAGCCGGGCAGGACCTGGAACTGGCCTTTGTCAGCGATATCGATGGCATGGCCCAGGAAGCCGTGGCCCAGATCATCGTGGTACCGGGCAACCTGACCCTCGCGGAGATTGTCGACCAGTCAGTTGCGGAAAATACCAGCCTGGACCTGGAAGTGGTTTACCTGGATAAAGACGCAGCACCCAATCTCATCTCGGTGAGTGGCGAGCATATTGCGGCAGAGGTTTCCGGTCACGGATCCGGTTCCATGGTCACCATCACTCCGGAAGCCAACTGGTACGGTGAGACGGAAATCACCGTAACCGTTGCCGACGAGCAGGTGCCCTCCGATACGGCCAGCACTAGCTTTATGCTGACTGTCGCCTCCGACGGTGAGGAGCCGGGTTGTATCGATATGGCGGCCAACAACTACGATGAAAACGCTACGGTGGATGACGGCAGTTGTGTCTACCCGGAGCCTCAGCCAGAACCAGAGAAGAAAAAGAGAAAAGGTGGCTCTACCGGCACCATTCTGATTGGACTGTTGATTGCATTGGGCGTTGTGCGCCGTTCGCGCCGCGTGTCCGCGAAACTCTGA
- a CDS encoding MipA/OmpV family protein, whose product MCEKGTFFRGLVTALLLLGIAVAMPGGTAAEAAEPVADDSDYMRAGRLQLALAVGRGVLQSPLNDANDLEVVAMPRVRYYGERFYLEDTALGYSLYETRNFAFDIAGRLNADGLFFPHSGSELGKGFALAGRLMGVDEPAMKLDPPKRRLSYLGGIAAHWQGPVTIGLGAYRDVTDVHGGDEIPLALSKQISLGRLLLGAEVGATYQSRKVLDYYYGAKMPGPGGSILPLYQPGAALNTHVTLEAKYPLSGQMDFIVAGRIDWMDDAIQQSPYVTDASPRAFFAGVQYSWK is encoded by the coding sequence GTGTGCGAAAAGGGGACTTTCTTTCGCGGGCTGGTCACTGCACTACTGCTGTTGGGCATTGCGGTGGCTATGCCGGGGGGAACCGCCGCTGAGGCGGCGGAGCCGGTTGCCGATGACTCCGACTATATGCGAGCCGGCAGACTGCAGCTGGCACTGGCGGTGGGGCGTGGCGTTCTGCAGAGTCCGCTGAACGACGCGAATGATCTGGAAGTGGTCGCCATGCCACGGGTGCGCTATTACGGCGAGCGTTTTTACCTGGAAGATACAGCGCTGGGGTATAGCCTGTACGAGACCCGGAATTTTGCCTTCGATATTGCCGGGCGGCTGAATGCCGACGGCCTGTTTTTTCCTCACAGTGGCAGCGAGCTCGGCAAAGGCTTTGCTCTGGCGGGGCGGCTGATGGGCGTGGACGAACCAGCGATGAAACTGGATCCCCCCAAGCGGCGCCTCTCGTATCTCGGTGGCATCGCCGCACACTGGCAGGGGCCCGTGACGATCGGTCTCGGGGCTTACCGGGATGTCACCGATGTGCACGGCGGCGATGAGATTCCTTTGGCCCTGAGCAAGCAGATTTCATTGGGGCGCCTGTTGCTGGGCGCCGAGGTCGGGGCCACCTATCAGAGTCGCAAGGTGCTGGATTATTACTACGGTGCAAAAATGCCCGGGCCGGGGGGATCCATTCTCCCCCTCTACCAGCCCGGCGCAGCGCTCAATACCCACGTCACGCTGGAAGCAAAATATCCGCTTTCCGGCCAAATGGACTTTATTGTGGCGGGGCGCATCGACTGGATGGACGATGCAATTCAACAAAGTCCTTATGTCACAGACGCCAGCCCCAGAGCTTTTTTTGCCGGCGTGCAGTATAGCTGGAAGTAA
- a CDS encoding DUF3019 domain-containing protein — MAGRSVLTGMVLALGAKASAAVPSGSSAHAVEYFDVTPRNCIVKQGDTCRAKFVFSWGLSAPAEVCIWGAGKSDPLYCSEAVASGRVSLDMALEKNTRFELSVKQTPASVATASIKVLGIGRHVRLKRRHLWSFL, encoded by the coding sequence ATGGCAGGCCGCAGTGTGTTGACAGGCATGGTACTGGCACTTGGCGCAAAAGCTTCAGCCGCTGTGCCGTCAGGGAGTAGTGCCCATGCCGTCGAGTATTTCGATGTGACACCGCGCAACTGTATCGTCAAGCAGGGTGACACCTGCCGGGCAAAATTTGTTTTTTCCTGGGGACTGTCGGCTCCTGCGGAGGTGTGTATTTGGGGCGCCGGTAAAAGCGATCCGCTGTACTGCTCAGAGGCAGTGGCTTCCGGTCGAGTATCCCTGGATATGGCGCTGGAAAAAAACACCCGCTTTGAACTGTCCGTCAAGCAAACCCCGGCTTCCGTGGCGACGGCCTCGATCAAAGTGCTGGGCATTGGCCGTCATGTCCGGCTCAAACGACGGCATCTGTGGAGTTTCCTGTGA
- a CDS encoding response regulator transcription factor — MAGRRILLIEDDQRLARSVVQFLEGQQFVVRHLADGIGVSQLLRTEVIDLVLCDIMLPGRDGFEIIQEVRTVFDGPCLFLTASSEVPVQLKAFEVGADDFIVKPVHPDILLARIEACLRRNFPTNQKKSVLQIGNLLIDRSGRKAWVNDEEIRLSPGEFDLLWLLGANPQQPLSREFLFINSLGRRYDGLDRTIDGRISRLRKKMERYSSLALTVRTVWGKGYMLAEVR; from the coding sequence ATGGCGGGAAGGCGCATCCTGCTGATTGAAGATGACCAGCGGCTGGCGCGGTCCGTGGTTCAGTTTCTTGAGGGGCAGCAGTTTGTAGTGCGCCATCTGGCGGACGGAATCGGCGTTAGCCAGTTGCTCCGCACCGAAGTCATTGATCTCGTGTTGTGCGACATTATGCTGCCCGGGCGGGATGGCTTCGAGATTATTCAGGAGGTGCGGACGGTGTTTGACGGTCCCTGTCTTTTCCTGACCGCGTCCAGTGAGGTGCCAGTACAGCTGAAGGCCTTTGAAGTAGGTGCAGACGATTTTATTGTCAAACCCGTGCACCCGGATATTCTGCTCGCCAGAATCGAGGCGTGCCTGCGCCGCAACTTTCCGACCAACCAGAAAAAATCTGTATTACAGATCGGCAACCTGCTGATTGACCGCAGTGGGCGCAAAGCGTGGGTCAATGATGAGGAAATTCGTCTGTCGCCGGGCGAGTTTGACCTGCTCTGGCTGCTGGGTGCGAATCCCCAGCAACCCCTGAGTCGAGAGTTTCTTTTTATCAACTCACTTGGGCGCCGCTACGACGGCCTGGATCGAACCATTGACGGGCGTATCAGCCGGCTGCGTAAAAAAATGGAGCGGTACTCCAGCCTGGCCCTGACGGTGAGAACCGTGTGGGGCAAGGGCTACATGCTGGCGGAAGTTCGATGA